A region of Oxyura jamaicensis isolate SHBP4307 breed ruddy duck chromosome 5, BPBGC_Ojam_1.0, whole genome shotgun sequence DNA encodes the following proteins:
- the MOK gene encoding MAPK/MAK/MRK overlapping kinase isoform X6: protein MSKYKPVGKIGEGTFSDVLKTLSLRDGKYYACKHMKQHFESIEQVNNLSEIQALRRLSPHPNILMLHEVVFDKRAGSLSLICELMDMNIYELIKGRRKPLPEKKIKNYMYQLCKSLDHIHRNGIFHRDVKPENILIKQNTLKLGDFGSCRSIYSKQPYTEYISTRWYRAPECLLTDGYYSYKIDMWSAGCVFYEITSFQPLFPGSNELDQISKIHDVIGTPAKKTLNKFKQAADAQALATRRVRLLENTAGQVPLHLWQISKESQKQDSLRKSQEKTKQHRPPCGELPILNLPGVAKLTSCPTPTLRSVLPTAKESGETPVSQSVRFMGSNIEPEKQKALKSSLKHFHLPAIERRGGGY, encoded by the exons ATGAGCA aatacAAACCGGTTGGTAAGATAGGAGAGGGAACATTTTCTGATGTTCTGAAGACACTGAGTCTTAGAGATGGAAAGTACTATGCATGTAAACACATGAAACAACACTTTGAAAG TATTGAACAAGTGAATAATCTGAGCGAAATACAAGCACTGAGGAGGTTGAGTCCACATCCTAATATCCTTATGTTACATGAAGTTGTTTT tgATAAAAGAGCCGGCTCCCTTTCACTGATCTGTGAACTTATGGACATGAATATTTATGAGCTGATAAAAG GAAGGAGAAAGCcattacctgaaaaaaaaataaagaactacaTGTATCAGTTATGCAAATCTCTTGATCACATACATAG AAATGGGATATTTCACAGAGATGTGAAACCAGAAAACATATTAATAAAG cagaaTACGCTGAAGCTAGGAGATTTTGGATCTTGTAGGAGTATATATTCTAAGCAGCCATACACAGAATATATCTCCACACGCTGGTACCGAGCACCTGAATGCTTGCTTACAGATGGCTACTATAGTTACAAAATTGATATGTGGAGCGCTGGCTGTGTTTTCTATGAAATCACAAG TTTTCAGCCTCTCTTTCCTGGATCTAACGAACTGGACCAAATTTCAAAAATCCATGATGTTATAGGCACTCCTGCCAAGAAAACTCTCAACAAGTTCAAGCA GGCAGCTGATGCACAAGCTTTGGCCACTCGCAGAGTAAGATTACTAGAAAATACAGCAGGGCAAGTACCTCTGCATTTGTGGcaaatttcaaaggaaagccAAAAACAG gattctCTTAGAAAATcccaggaaaaaacaaaacaacatcgACCCCCTTGTGGAGAATTACCAATATTAAATCTTCCTGGAGTAGCCAAACTGACTTCCTGTCCTACACCTACATTGCGTTCAGTTCTTCCTACAGCTAAGGAAAGTGGGGAAACCCCTGTGTCACAGTCTGTTAGATTTATGGGATCAAATATCGAG CCTGAGAAACAGAAGGCACTTAAGTCTTCCCTGAAACATTTCCACTTACCTGCTATAGAACGAAGAGGAGGAGGTTACTGA